The segment CCTGCTGCAGGCTGACGTTGAGCTTGAGATTGAGGGTGTACTGGTCCCGGTCGGGATTGTAGACCAGGGAGATCTTTTTCGGCTTCAGTGAAAAAGCCAGGAGGGCGCAGTCGAAACGCGGGTCCCAGGTCAGGGCCACCAGCCCGGTGCACGGGATGTAGTTGACCGACGACTCGATGTTGACGAACCCCTTGTAATTCAGGAAGTTGGTGGCGTAGCTGGAACTGATCGTCCGCGTTGGCGACTCGATGATGCGAGCGAGGATCAGGCCGTTGCGCAGCGATGGCCGGTTTTCACTCTCCGTGTCATTCGGGATCATGCTCAAGGCCGGACCGGCCAGCGTGGGGGCGATCTGGTTGATCTTGGCCATGATGGTGCCGTAATCGGTCTCATCCATCAACCGGCTCACGTTCAGCAAGGCGGCGGGGCCATCGAGCGACGGATTGTAGAGTTTCCAGTCGCCGGAGCCGCGCGGACGGAAGAAGGTGACATTGAAATAAGCGGGCAGTCCGGCCGCTGCATCGCCGCTGTAGTACCAGACCTGGACCGGGTACAGCTCGGGGTTTTCGTCGAAACGCTCGATGCTCCTCGGCTCACCCAGGATCATGTAGAAGCGCCCCATGTCGCTCATCCAGCCGGGCCGCGAACCGTGGCCGAAGCGGCGGTTGACATGCTCGAAGCGCCTCTCGATTTCACTCTTGTACTCATTTTCCGGGGTACCCGGGCTGGGATCGCGCTGCTGCCAGAAGATGTTGATGAAATTATCACGGTCGCGGTCGTTGCGCAGCTTCAGGAAGACCTGTTTTTCCTCGGCGCTGATGAGCGCGTTCACCATGTCGGACCAGGCCTGGAAGCGAGGTGCCAACTCGGTTTGGCCGGCCGCCGGGTTGGCTCCGGGCTTTTCGGATTGCATGCCGGAGGCCGATGGCACGGCCAGCGAGGCCAGAAACAGTAAAACGAGCGCTTTTTTCATGGCGTTATTATATCCCGGCCCTGGGGCGAAATCAATTGCTGGCAGCGGCTCCGCGGTTGACATGCCCGGAGAAGTTGGCTATGATGGGCCGATGGCCAAGCGCATGAAAGCCAAAGCCCCGGTGCGACCAGCGTCCCCGCTGCCCAGGCGCCGGTTTCTTTTTCGCCTGCTTTCGGCTGCCGTTGTCCTCGCCGTTTTGACTTGTCTCTTCGGCAGTCCGGTCAAGCGTTTCTTTCATTACCGGAAGTTAAAAAGCTGCAATGTCATCCTGATCACCCTTGATACGCTGCGTGCCGACCATCTCAGCTGCTATAATCAACAATATGTAAAAACGCCCAACCTCGATGCCCTGGCCGCTGCCGGGACCGTGTTTGAGCGCTGCATTTCCCAGGTGCCGCTGACCCTGCCGGCCCACACCACCATCCTTTCGGGGACCTACCCCGCTTTCCACCGCGTGCGCGATAACGGCGGTTTCGTGGTTCCGGAGGGGCTACCGCTCGTCTCCGAAACCCTGCGTCAGGAAGGTTTTGCCACCGCCGCCTTCATCTCGGCTTACGTGCTCCATTCCAAGTGGGGACTGAACCGGGGCTGGGACTATTACGGCGATACATTCCATTATAGCAAGGTGAAAGCCCTGTCGCTGAGCAATATCCAGAAGATCGCCGGAGAGGTATTGCCCGAGGCTGAAGCCTGGCTGGGAAAAAACGGCAAGAAGCGTTTCTTTTCATGGATCCACCTCTACGATCCCCATGCCCCCTACCAGCCACCGCCACCCTATGATTCGCTGTACCCGGGCAATCCATACCGGGGCGAAGTCGCCTACATGGACGCCGAGCTGGGAAAGTTTTTTGCGTTCCTCAAGGCGCAGGGGCTTTGGGAAAACACCCTGATCGTGGTTACGGCGGATCATGGAGAAATGCTGGGAGAGCACGGCGAGGACGGCCACGGCTTTTTCGTCTACGAGGGCGCGGTGCACGTTCCCCTGATCATCCGTTCGCCATGGCACCTGCCGGCGCAGCGAGTGCAGACGACGGTCGAGCACGTCGATGTCGTTCCCACAATTCTGGAGGCGCTGGGCGTCAGGGCCGGGAAGACGCTCCAGGGCAAGTCGCTGCTGGGGCTGGCATTCGGCGCTGCGGCCGAAGGGTTCGGCCAGGGCTTAAGCGAAACCTGGTATCCGCGGCTGCACTACGGCTGGGCCGAACTGACGGCGATCACCAAGGACGGGTTCAAGTTCATCGAAGCGCCGCAGGAGGAACTGTACGACCTTGCTGCCGACGGTCCGGCTGAAAGCGAGAACCTCTGGCTGAAGCGCTCGGCCATGCGCCGCCAGCTGAAGGAAGCGCTGCGCGATTCCCTGGCCGCCATCGGCCGCGGCGCCCTCTCCCCTGCCGGCGAAGCGGCCTTGAGCCAGGAAGACCGCGAAAAGTTGGCCGCTCTGGGTTACCTCTCCACCGTGGTCGCCGCCACGGCGAAGTCGGTCCTGATCGACCCAAAGACGAAGATCCAGGTATTCAATGACATGATGCGGGCGCGCAGCCTGCAGGACGCCGGGCAAACCGGGCAGGCCATCGAACTGGTGAGCGCCATCCTCGGCCGTGACCCCGAAATCATCGACGGCCGGATGCTTCTGGGAAACCTGTTTTTCAAGGATAAGCGCTATGGCGAAGCCCTGGCCGTCTACCGCGAGGTGATCCGGCGAAAACCGGACTACAACTTCGCCATGCTCAACGTGGTCAATTGCCTGATGGCGCTGAAGCAGTACGACCAGGCCGAGAAAGAGATCCATGCCTTCCGGGTCGTTTTTCCCCGCGACCCGACCTTCCTGCAGCTGCTCGGGCAGGTCGCCGCGCAGCGGCAGCAGCTCGATGCGGCGCTGGACCTGTTCCGCCAGGCCCTGGCCATCGATCCCAAGTATGCCGAGGCTTATACCAAGATGGGAGAGATCTATTTCCAGCGCCAGGACCTGACCAACGCTGAAAGGTGCTTCGCCCGGGCGCAGGAGATCAACCCCGAACTGGCGCGCGGCTCCTTCACCCGCGCCCTGGTGGCCGAAGCGCACGGCGATTGGGAACTGGCCCGCCAAGCCTACCTGCGCGAACTGGAAATAAACGGCCAGAACTACAAGGCCGCCTTCAACCTGGCGCAGGTTTACAAGAAGCTGGGGCAAATGGATGAGGCGCTCCGTTTTTTCCGGTTGACCACGGAGATCAACCCCGGATTCAACCTTGCCTTTTTCCTGATCGCCAAGTACGATTTTGACCGGCGTCAGGACCTGGAAGAAGCCATTGCCATGTGCCGCCGCGGCCTGGCCATCCAACCGGCCGACAAAAACACTCCGCACGGCTATTTCCTGCTGGCCGACATCTACGCCTATCTGAGCGAACCCGCCAAGTCGCGGGAAAACTTCCGCCTCGGGCAGCGTTCCATGTCCTCGTCGCCCAACCCGCCACGATGAAGGAGAGCACTTCTTTTCCGGATCGATGAACCAGCGTAAACTTGCCGCGGCTCTTTTTTCTTTGTTCGTGGCCCTTTCCGCGCAAACAATGGAGGAGCTGGGACTCAGCCCGGAGCAGTTGGAGGAGAAGCTGTTTCTTTTGGTCAACCGGGAGCGGAGCAGCCACGGGCTGTCCGAGCTGCGCTTGAACCCGCTGCTGCGCTCCCTGGCCCGCGAGCACAGCAAAAAAATGGCGCGCGAGAGGCAACTGGCCCACGATTTCCCCGGCTATGGACGGCTGGCCGTCAGGGCCCGCAACGCCGGTTTGCGCTTCCTGAGCATCGGCGAAAACCTGGCCGTCGGCGATATTTTCATCATGCGTTTTTTTCATGAACGGATGATGGAGAGCCCCGGCCATCGCGAAAACATCTTGTTCGCTGACTTCACCGACTTGGGCGTCGGCATCGAGCTGAGCGGAAACAGATACTATGTCACCCAGGAGTTCGCCGGCCTTGACGAACCTTGAACATCAATACAGGTTCTTTTTAATCTATCTCAATCCAAAAACTCACCCCCTACCCCCTCTCTTGTGAATAGAGGGGGACAA is part of the Candidatus Aminicenantes bacterium genome and harbors:
- a CDS encoding GWxTD domain-containing protein; its protein translation is MKKALVLLFLASLAVPSASGMQSEKPGANPAAGQTELAPRFQAWSDMVNALISAEEKQVFLKLRNDRDRDNFINIFWQQRDPSPGTPENEYKSEIERRFEHVNRRFGHGSRPGWMSDMGRFYMILGEPRSIERFDENPELYPVQVWYYSGDAAAGLPAYFNVTFFRPRGSGDWKLYNPSLDGPAALLNVSRLMDETDYGTIMAKINQIAPTLAGPALSMIPNDTESENRPSLRNGLILARIIESPTRTISSSYATNFLNYKGFVNIESSVNYIPCTGLVALTWDPRFDCALLAFSLKPKKISLVYNPDRDQYTLNLKLNVSLQQEEKAVYQYSKSFELTFVRRWRTSRARSCRPRSSR
- a CDS encoding sulfatase-like hydrolase/transferase, which encodes MAKRMKAKAPVRPASPLPRRRFLFRLLSAAVVLAVLTCLFGSPVKRFFHYRKLKSCNVILITLDTLRADHLSCYNQQYVKTPNLDALAAAGTVFERCISQVPLTLPAHTTILSGTYPAFHRVRDNGGFVVPEGLPLVSETLRQEGFATAAFISAYVLHSKWGLNRGWDYYGDTFHYSKVKALSLSNIQKIAGEVLPEAEAWLGKNGKKRFFSWIHLYDPHAPYQPPPPYDSLYPGNPYRGEVAYMDAELGKFFAFLKAQGLWENTLIVVTADHGEMLGEHGEDGHGFFVYEGAVHVPLIIRSPWHLPAQRVQTTVEHVDVVPTILEALGVRAGKTLQGKSLLGLAFGAAAEGFGQGLSETWYPRLHYGWAELTAITKDGFKFIEAPQEELYDLAADGPAESENLWLKRSAMRRQLKEALRDSLAAIGRGALSPAGEAALSQEDREKLAALGYLSTVVAATAKSVLIDPKTKIQVFNDMMRARSLQDAGQTGQAIELVSAILGRDPEIIDGRMLLGNLFFKDKRYGEALAVYREVIRRKPDYNFAMLNVVNCLMALKQYDQAEKEIHAFRVVFPRDPTFLQLLGQVAAQRQQLDAALDLFRQALAIDPKYAEAYTKMGEIYFQRQDLTNAERCFARAQEINPELARGSFTRALVAEAHGDWELARQAYLRELEINGQNYKAAFNLAQVYKKLGQMDEALRFFRLTTEINPGFNLAFFLIAKYDFDRRQDLEEAIAMCRRGLAIQPADKNTPHGYFLLADIYAYLSEPAKSRENFRLGQRSMSSSPNPPR
- a CDS encoding CAP domain-containing protein, translated to MNQRKLAAALFSLFVALSAQTMEELGLSPEQLEEKLFLLVNRERSSHGLSELRLNPLLRSLAREHSKKMARERQLAHDFPGYGRLAVRARNAGLRFLSIGENLAVGDIFIMRFFHERMMESPGHRENILFADFTDLGVGIELSGNRYYVTQEFAGLDEP